A single region of the Methylocystis echinoides genome encodes:
- a CDS encoding DsbA family protein, with the protein MSFPHFALTRRRLIAAAACGALVLAAAPAMADKAGSGSVSVMELMAPNALPDIVEGDANAPVTIVEYASMTCSHCAAFHHEVYPTLKKNYIDTGKVKFILREFPLDPLATAAFMLAREMGDKRDAVVDLLFAQQKNWAFVDKPLDGLATVLKQAGLGQEKFETVLKDQDLYKKVTDVRARAADKFGVNSTPTFFVNGEKYTGEITVADIDKIIAAKTPAK; encoded by the coding sequence ATGTCCTTCCCGCATTTCGCGTTGACCCGCCGTCGCCTGATCGCCGCCGCCGCCTGCGGCGCCCTCGTCCTCGCCGCCGCGCCGGCGATGGCCGACAAAGCCGGCTCCGGCTCGGTTTCCGTGATGGAGCTGATGGCGCCCAACGCTTTGCCCGACATCGTCGAGGGCGACGCCAATGCGCCGGTCACGATCGTCGAATACGCCTCGATGACCTGCAGCCATTGCGCGGCCTTCCATCACGAGGTCTATCCGACGCTCAAGAAGAATTACATCGACACGGGCAAGGTGAAATTCATCCTGCGGGAATTCCCGCTCGATCCGCTGGCGACGGCGGCCTTCATGCTGGCGCGCGAGATGGGCGACAAGCGCGACGCCGTGGTCGATCTGCTGTTCGCGCAGCAGAAGAACTGGGCCTTCGTCGACAAGCCGCTCGACGGTCTCGCCACCGTGCTGAAACAGGCGGGTCTCGGTCAGGAGAAATTCGAGACCGTTCTCAAGGATCAGGATCTCTACAAGAAGGTGACCGACGTGCGCGCCCGCGCCGCCGACAAGTTCGGCGTGAATTCGACGCCGACCTTCTTCGTCAATGGCGAGAAATATACGGGCGAGATCACCGTCGCCGATATCGACAAGATCATCGCCGCGAAGACGCCGGCGAAGTAA
- a CDS encoding rhodanese-like domain-containing protein encodes MFSGLMSKLAGVGAAAPTIEHDEFVRVVKDGSCAIVDVREPSEYAAGHVPGAKNLPLSQFDPAKLPKGDCVIICQAGGRSAKALSQAMQAGRKDVRHYAPGTGGWRARGGAVAG; translated from the coding sequence ATGTTCTCAGGTCTGATGTCGAAACTCGCCGGCGTCGGCGCCGCTGCGCCGACCATCGAGCACGACGAGTTCGTCCGCGTTGTGAAGGACGGCTCCTGCGCCATCGTCGATGTGCGCGAGCCGAGTGAATATGCGGCCGGTCATGTGCCGGGCGCGAAAAATCTGCCGCTGTCGCAGTTCGATCCGGCGAAGCTGCCGAAGGGCGATTGCGTCATCATCTGCCAGGCCGGCGGCCGTTCGGCGAAGGCGCTGTCGCAGGCGATGCAGGCGGGCCGCAAGGACGTCCGCCATTATGCGCCGGGAACGGGTGGTTGGCGCGCGCGCGGCGGGGCCGTCGCCGGTTAA